Proteins encoded within one genomic window of Solea senegalensis isolate Sse05_10M linkage group LG11, IFAPA_SoseM_1, whole genome shotgun sequence:
- the LOC122777377 gene encoding haloacid dehalogenase-like hydrolase domain-containing 5 has protein sequence MRGLVSLYRGLGTLSNRQAGRKTGIWGSRCGFCGTQPQPSFGLLFDIDGVLIRGRLPIPAAKRAFEKLVDSQGQFVVPVVFVTNAGNCLRQTKADQLSHILGVPITQDQVIMSHSPLRMFKKFHDKCVLVSGQGPVLEIAHNLGFKNVVSIDMLRESYPLLDMVDHNRRPTLLSSPVANYPKVEAVVLFGEPVRWETNLQLIIDVLLTNGNLSSIHQTQKKPHLPLLACNMDLMWMAEAHSPRFGHGTFMVCLENIYKKITGEDLKYEALMGKPSELTYHFAEYLIRSQTMQRQWKLPITSLYAIGDNLMTDIYGANLYNRYLEERVARKNPKAVAKMVAATGSTAAVSQDEEMDNLWESELALPSATSCKSVLVCTGVYNPKAEVPSDANHCIKETVFHGHRDFRFDPALVEPGHIVQDVAEAVDLIFEQEKFVPQ, from the exons CCACAGCCAAGCTTTGGGCTGTTGTTCGACATTGATGGCGTGCTGATCCGGGGAAGGTTGCCAATCCCTGCTGCAAAAAGGGCTTTTGAGAAGCTGGTCGACTCTCAGGGACAATTTGTGGTGccagttgtttttgtcacaaatgcAGGGAACTGCCTCCGACAAACAAAAGCAGATCAGCTCTCTCACATCCTGGGAGTTCCC ATTACACAAGATCAAGTCATCATGTCACACAGTCCCTTAAGGATGTTCAAGAAATTCCACGATAAGTGTGTGCTGGTGTCAGGACAAGGACCAGTCCTGGAAATTGCTCATAA tTTGGGGTTTAAGAATGTTGTTAGTATTGATATGCTGAGGGAGTCATACCCACTGCTGGACATGGTGGACCACAACAGAAGACCCACACTGCTG tCCAGTCCTGTTGCAAACTACCCTAAGGTTGAAG CTGTGGTTCTGTTTGGGGAGCCAGTTCGATGGGAGACAAACCTGCAACTGATAATCGACGTCTTGTTGACCAACGGTAACCTCAGCAGTATTCACCAAACCCAGAAGAAGCCCCACCTTCCCCTGCTCGCCTGCAACATGGACCTCATGTGGATGGCCGAGGCACATTCTCCACG GTTTGGCCACGGAACATTTATGGTCTGCTTAGAGAACATCTATAAGAAGATAACAGGTGAAGATCTAAAGTATGAGGCTCTCATGGGGAAGCCCAGTGAGCTCACCTACCATTTTGCAGAATACCTCATCCGAAGCCAGACCATGCAGCGCCAATGGAAACTTCCCATTACTTCTCTTTACGCCATAGG GGACAACCTCATGACTGATATCTACGGCGCCAATCTATACAACCGCTACCTGGAGGAAAGAGTTGCTAGAAAGAACCCCAAAGCTGTTGCTAAGATGGTGGCGGCCACAggatccactgctgcagtgTCCCAGGACGAGGAGATGGACAACCTGTGGGAGAGCGAGCTGGCTCTGCCCTCTGCGACCTCCTGTAAGTCTGTCCTCGTCTGCACTGGGGTCTACAACCCCAAAGCAGAGGTCCCCTCCGACGCTAACCACTGCATCAAGGAGACCGTGTTTCACGGGCACCGCGACTTCCGATTCGACCCGGCGCTGGTGGAACCAGGCCACATCGTGCAGGACGTGGCCGAAGCTGTGGACCTCATCTTTGAGCAGGAGAAGTTTGTGCCTCAGTAG